attggccttggtgtgtcaatgtgagtgtgaatgttgtccgtctatctgtgttggacctgcaatGAGATagcaacttgttcagggtgtacaccgccttccgcccgattgtagctgagataggcaccagcgccccctgcaaccccaaagggaataagcggtagaaaatggatggatggaagactttccaaaacaagtaaaattagctaacttcaatgaaccccaaaataccttaaataagtataaataacaagtgcacttttctttgtagaaaaaaatatactttttttgctcaatatgtagaaaagtgtttttaaattaagtaaatgctagtgccatcaTCTGAAaacagcaaacttatactaaaaacaaatttatttttcttaatggaaggGCAAAAAGGCAAGCGCTTGGTACTCACAGGGtctactagccgctcaggcaaattaattatttaaaaatgcattttcccatcgataacatgacatcatcacgccaaGTGTGTTCTCTTTAAGTCATTAGTGCGAAAGgaaaatatttatatactgtatatatatatatatatatatatatatatatatatatatatatatatatatatatatatatatatatatatatatcttgattggattatccagagaatagtgctcgataccgaaGTAGAGCgcgatatgtaggtgtgggaaaaatcacaagactacttcatctctatagaactgtttcatgaggggttccctcaatcatcaggaggattgagggaacccctcatgaaacagttctgtagagatgaagtagtcttgtgatttttcccacacctacatatatatatatatatatatatatatatatatatatatatatatatatatatatatatatatatacatacatatatatatatatatgtgtatgtagccCGGCCTCtggcaaaataattttttattgtaattttgaagaatttatctgaatgtgcatgaagtatttctgttcaaaattgttagaaatgtcacatgttaaatgtttggatatgaactgtcagtttgctttgctgtgccaactgtactactatatgagtacttatgttctattgtttcattaaaaataaaacagcaaagtccatttggctgtcatctgttttaattatgagacacaattgtgtcaaagtcatgattttttatttcatgctcaAAATAAGAAatgtttactttgaaaaagtagttctatacttgtgagtgttgatgacacagctttgcaacagttgatattctactttcgagcatgttttactcaatataggtcatcaaatctcagcaacaagctgtaatgacttactgagattatttaggaccaaaaaactcgaacataaaatctgcttagtgagaagaatgatcttatcagacagaaaataagcaaatatcaaccttatttgagatatttcatcctacttagatttcagtttttgcagtgttgttTTTGATGAGCCACTGTGTTGGGCTTTTCCGCAGGCAACAAGTTCTCCTACTGTCACTCTTGCCTGCTGGTCGCAGGGATCTGGTGCTATGCCGCAGTGTTTGCCGTGGGGCCCCTGTCGGGTTGGGGAGAGTACGGGCCCGAGCCGTACGGTACAGCATGCTGCATCAACTGGCACGCCCCCAGCCAGAGCGCCTCAGCCATGAGCTACATCGTCTGCCTCTTCTTCTTCTGCTACATCGTGCCCTGCACGGTCATCTTTCTGTCCTACACGTTCATCTTGTTGACCGTGAGGGGATCCCGACAGGCGGTGCAACAGCACATGTCCCCTCAGAACAAGATCACTAAtgcacacacacttattattaagGTAGGTTTACAACACTTAAGATGCTTAGATTACACATATGTGAATTTCTGATCATTTCAATGTCATATCTTTGTAGCTGTCCGTGGCAGTTTGTATCGGCTTCCTGACAGCATGGAGTCCGTATGCAGTAGTGTCCATGTGGGCAGCATTTGGTAATTCCTCAACAGTGCCACCCATGGCCTTCGCCCTGGCTGCTATCTTCGCCAAATCCTCGACCCTTTATAATCCTATAGTCTATCTGGTTTTCAAGCCCAACTTCCGCAAGTCCCTCTGTCGAGATGTGGCCCTGTGCAGAAGGTCACTCTGCGGGTGTCTGTGCCCGTGCGACTCCACACAGAAGGGGACATGCAGTCAAGCACATCGCAAAGAAGAGTGCAACTTGACACGGTTGTCCAACGGGCTTCCAAAGAACCAGGGCACATGCAGACACTGTCCTTGTGCCGAGACCTCTGCTACAAAGGAAAACTGTATCGACTACAGCCCTCGGCATACTGCCCGGATACTGAAAGGGTCGCAACAGAGTGAAGTGGCTGTCAGTCAGCTCTCCAACGAGCAGCAGAGTGACTTCCTTTAGAGTGAATTTACAGCCTGCGAGAAGGAAAGCCAATGGATGACAGACATTTTCCTGTAGAGCTGCAAATATGGCAACAAGTGAAGAATCCATTTATTGATGGGAAGAacataggggcggcatggcgtggtggctagagcggccgtgcctgaaacctgagggttgcaggttcgttccCTGCTTCTTACCATCCAAATCTctgccgttgtgtacttgggcaggacacttcacccttttcccccagtaccgtgtgaatgaatgatgagtgataggtggtggtcgaagGGCAACCGGCAGCCACACtgcagtcagtctaccccagggcagctgtggctatgaaagtagcttaccaccaccaagtgtgaatgaatgatgggttctcacttgtctgtgaagcgctttgagtgtctagaaaagtgctgtataaatctaatccgttattattattacaaacatATCGGTGAATATCTTACGCCTCAAATATGTGATACTGccaaaaacacatgagaacaatATCATACAACAATCAACATGCAACCAGATCAATGGTAAATCAGGTAAACATGCAAGTCTGATCGGATAAACTCTAAAGGGGACTTTTTATGAACTAtctttaatgtatttattatgaaTACTGTGTtggttttatatatttattgatgCATGCCTCAAAGTGGAGGACCACATTGTTTTCATTATTTAAATAGAAAATATTAATCTTTGCTGCATTGGTTTCAAGGTTTCACCGCTTAGTAATTTGagggaaagaaagaagcaccatgGGTGTTGACGGT
The DNA window shown above is from Nerophis ophidion isolate RoL-2023_Sa linkage group LG06, RoL_Noph_v1.0, whole genome shotgun sequence and carries:
- the opn7b gene encoding opsin 7, group member b; protein product: MGNASETYLFVSRISKDNDILMGTLYTIFGVLSMLGNGILLFVAYRKKSSLKPAEFFVVNLAISDLLMTISLFPFAVPSSYTHKWLFNRTTCTVYAFCGVLFGLCSLTNLTVLSSVCWLKVCCPNYGNKFSYCHSCLLVAGIWCYAAVFAVGPLSGWGEYGPEPYGTACCINWHAPSQSASAMSYIVCLFFFCYIVPCTVIFLSYTFILLTVRGSRQAVQQHMSPQNKITNAHTLIIKLSVAVCIGFLTAWSPYAVVSMWAAFGNSSTVPPMAFALAAIFAKSSTLYNPIVYLVFKPNFRKSLCRDVALCRRSLCGCLCPCDSTQKGTCSQAHRKEECNLTRLSNGLPKNQGTCRHCPCAETSATKENCIDYSPRHTARILKGSQQSEVAVSQLSNEQQSDFL